A portion of the Cellulophaga algicola DSM 14237 genome contains these proteins:
- a CDS encoding DUF4292 domain-containing protein yields MISVIKKIIYSFLIVAVVSCKAKKVVTGGAINESLNAKSIIKAHYANALDFKTIAGKMKIDYEDQHASQGFSVSLRMEKDKAIWISATLGIVKAYITPERVSFYNRLDNTYFDGDFSYLSKLLGTDLDFEKVQSLLLGQAIQDLRVDKYETSIANENYQLQPKKAQDLFKILFQIEPKYFRISKEQLSQPEKGRLLQINYTNYQEIDKKIIPNEIAISAAMDGNESLIEIEYKNIEFDRDLKFPYDIPNGFKEITLD; encoded by the coding sequence ATGATAAGCGTGATAAAAAAAATAATCTATAGTTTTCTAATAGTTGCTGTGGTCTCTTGTAAGGCTAAAAAAGTAGTGACGGGCGGTGCCATTAATGAAAGTTTAAACGCCAAATCTATTATTAAAGCACATTATGCAAATGCCCTGGACTTTAAAACAATCGCAGGGAAAATGAAAATTGATTACGAAGACCAACACGCATCACAAGGTTTTAGTGTTAGTCTTCGAATGGAAAAAGACAAAGCCATTTGGATTAGCGCTACACTTGGTATTGTTAAAGCATACATAACCCCCGAAAGAGTATCATTCTATAATCGTTTAGACAACACCTATTTTGATGGAGATTTCTCGTATCTAAGTAAATTATTAGGCACAGATTTAGATTTTGAGAAGGTACAAAGTTTGTTATTAGGCCAAGCTATTCAAGATTTACGCGTAGATAAATACGAAACTTCTATTGCTAATGAAAACTATCAGCTCCAGCCAAAAAAAGCACAAGACTTATTTAAAATTCTGTTTCAAATAGAACCAAAATATTTTAGAATCAGTAAGGAGCAACTCTCTCAACCAGAAAAAGGACGTTTGTTGCAAATAAATTATACAAATTATCAGGAGATTGATAAAAAAATAATTCCCAATGAAATTGCTATTTCCGCTGCAATGGATGGCAATGAAAGTTTAATTGAAATTGAATATAAAAACATTGAGTTTGATCGTGATTTAAAGTTCCCTTATGATATACCAAACGGTTTTAAAGAGATTACTTTAGATTAA
- a CDS encoding tetratricopeptide repeat protein codes for MKRTFLLAYSIVGIFMISSPSIAQKPIDSEEENAAVYLEEYSDDFQEKFFEGLKQKGIENYDKAINLFLDCKNIDPNAKAIDHELARVYCETKQLDLAQQYAVNAVNSDPENYWYLNNLVIILNLKHNGIATVASQIPFENLTLKQNLALVFYQMQNYTSATSILNDLKTSAFTKNLYSKIKTGLKIQEENSETYSYSTSVTTAPRTAENSSIEHYRNYISNLIKNKNYIILDAISKEALENYPAQPYFYYARGLALNNKNKYKDAIAVLEEALDYMLDDISLSNKINKELSVAYNGVHNPAKANMYLRKIKPGF; via the coding sequence ATGAAAAGAACGTTTTTGCTCGCTTATAGTATCGTGGGGATTTTTATGATCTCTAGCCCAAGTATTGCACAAAAACCAATAGACAGTGAAGAAGAAAATGCCGCAGTATATCTAGAAGAATACTCAGATGATTTTCAAGAAAAATTCTTTGAAGGTTTAAAACAAAAAGGCATTGAAAATTATGATAAAGCCATCAATCTATTTTTAGATTGTAAAAATATTGATCCGAATGCAAAAGCAATAGATCACGAACTGGCTCGAGTTTATTGCGAAACAAAACAACTAGATTTAGCCCAACAATATGCCGTAAATGCGGTAAATAGTGATCCAGAGAACTATTGGTACTTAAATAATCTAGTGATTATCCTAAATTTAAAGCATAACGGAATTGCAACGGTAGCTTCTCAAATTCCATTTGAAAACCTAACACTAAAACAAAATTTAGCCTTAGTCTTCTATCAAATGCAGAATTACACCAGTGCAACTAGCATCTTGAATGATCTTAAAACTTCAGCTTTTACTAAAAACTTGTATTCAAAAATTAAGACAGGCTTAAAGATTCAAGAAGAAAATAGCGAAACATACAGCTATAGTACATCGGTTACTACAGCGCCGAGGACTGCAGAAAACAGCTCTATAGAACACTATAGAAATTATATCTCTAATTTAATTAAAAATAAGAATTATATAATCCTTGATGCTATCTCAAAAGAAGCTTTAGAAAATTATCCTGCACAACCCTACTTCTATTATGCAAGAGGGCTAGCTTTAAATAACAAAAATAAATACAAAGATGCCATCGCCGTATTAGAAGAAGCTTTAGATTATATGCTTGATGATATAAGCTTATCTAACAAAATAAATAAAGAGCTATCTGTTGCCTATAATGGAGTTCATAATCCGGCAAAAGCGAATATGTATCTCAGAAAAATTAAACCTGGATTTTAA
- a CDS encoding murein hydrolase activator EnvC family protein — protein sequence MVASKTYRHFFVFITLLFFGLQAGFSQTTEQKNLEAKRERLQKEIREINRLLYAEKKEKGTVLDQMNALDKKISVRQQLIRVTNEQSNLLNRQLNANIRNISKLKNELTTLKEDYALMIQKSYQNKSKQSRLMFLLSSESFFQGFKRLQYMKQYTKYRKEQGEQIVFKTEELNSLNLELTEQRKTKDRLIAENTTAKKELEKEKNTQNDLLSTIRKNESKYTATIKKKEKEARKIDQQIESLIKSAIVSSNKKVGVTTKSDKFVLTPEAKIVANNFSSNKGKLIWPVEKGIKSIGFGVYNDAVYPGIKHQNNGVIIATDQGAKARAVFEGEVIAVISVPGGNKGVQLKHGNYISTYYNLSSVYVKKGDKIKAKAELGEVFTNSGNNQTLLKFYLYQDTSRLNPEEWIYKL from the coding sequence ATGGTTGCAAGCAAAACATATCGCCATTTCTTTGTTTTTATAACGCTCTTATTTTTTGGGCTGCAAGCTGGTTTCTCACAAACCACAGAGCAGAAAAACCTAGAAGCCAAACGAGAGAGACTTCAAAAAGAAATACGCGAAATAAACCGTCTTCTCTATGCAGAAAAGAAGGAGAAAGGCACTGTTTTGGATCAAATGAATGCTTTGGATAAGAAAATATCTGTTCGCCAACAATTGATACGTGTTACCAACGAACAATCTAATTTATTAAATCGTCAATTAAACGCGAACATCAGAAATATATCTAAACTAAAAAACGAACTAACAACGCTTAAAGAAGACTACGCATTGATGATTCAGAAGTCCTATCAGAACAAATCAAAACAAAGTAGGCTTATGTTCTTACTTTCGTCAGAAAGTTTCTTCCAGGGCTTTAAAAGGCTTCAGTATATGAAGCAATATACCAAATATAGAAAAGAACAAGGAGAGCAAATCGTTTTTAAAACAGAAGAACTAAATTCCTTAAATTTAGAACTCACAGAACAGCGGAAAACAAAAGATCGTTTAATCGCAGAAAATACTACGGCTAAAAAAGAATTGGAAAAAGAGAAGAATACACAAAATGATCTTCTGAGTACAATTCGAAAAAATGAAAGTAAGTATACTGCAACGATTAAAAAGAAAGAAAAAGAAGCTCGTAAAATAGACCAACAAATAGAAAGTTTAATTAAAAGTGCTATTGTAAGTTCTAATAAAAAAGTAGGCGTCACCACTAAATCTGATAAATTTGTTTTAACCCCAGAAGCCAAAATTGTTGCTAATAATTTTTCATCTAACAAAGGGAAACTTATTTGGCCTGTAGAAAAAGGAATAAAAAGTATTGGCTTTGGAGTGTATAATGATGCCGTTTATCCTGGCATAAAGCATCAGAATAATGGGGTAATTATTGCTACGGATCAAGGCGCTAAAGCAAGAGCTGTATTTGAAGGCGAAGTTATTGCGGTAATTAGTGTTCCTGGAGGTAATAAAGGAGTACAGCTAAAGCATGGTAACTACATCAGCACCTATTACAACCTATCCTCTGTGTATGTTAAAAAGGGAGATAAGATAAAAGCGAAAGCAGAATTGGGTGAAGTGTTTACCAATTCTGGCAACAACCAAACCTTATTAAAATTTTATTTATACCAAGATACTTCACGACTTAATCCCGAAGAATGGATCTATAAGCTTTAA